A window of the Zootoca vivipara chromosome 14, rZooViv1.1, whole genome shotgun sequence genome harbors these coding sequences:
- the ATP5MF gene encoding ATP synthase subunit f, mitochondrial, with product MADRPVPVKDMRLLDVKVGQLPNWLATRNYTPAGFVLGVRGGYDRFVKKYIDVKKPGIGGLAMMLTAYVVISYIWSFDHIKHDRWRKYH from the exons ATGGCGGACCGACCCG TTCCAGTAAAAGACATGAGGCTGCTGGATGTAAAAGTGGGGCAATTGCCAAACTGGTTAGCAACTCGAAATTACACCCCAGCTGGGTTTGTTTTGGGTGTCCGAGGAG GCTATGACAGATTTGTCAAAAAGTACATTGATGTGAAGAAACCAGGCATTGGTGGCTTGGCCATGATGCTAACTGCCTATGTGGTTATCAGCTACATCTGGAGCTTCGACCATATAA AGCATGATCGCTGGAGGAAGTATCACTGA